A part of Oceaniferula flava genomic DNA contains:
- a CDS encoding cbb3-type cytochrome c oxidase N-terminal domain-containing protein — translation MSTEKLPKKLGKNEIVLREHEFDGIQEFDQKLPNWWLFSFYGAIVFYIGYWFIYYSTDLLPTEVESINARMTVIETAKKKELEAMMDKLDDSVLLTWSQEDSITKEGEDVYKQFCIACHGATLEGGIGRSLVDAEWAHGSQPMDILNIVLDGTPADSQGYNGQKMTPWKDALGPEKCAKVTAYLISQNPHIEK, via the coding sequence ATGAGCACTGAAAAACTACCCAAAAAACTTGGCAAAAACGAAATCGTCCTCCGTGAACACGAGTTCGATGGCATCCAGGAGTTTGACCAAAAACTCCCTAACTGGTGGTTGTTCAGCTTCTATGGCGCCATTGTTTTCTACATCGGCTACTGGTTCATCTACTACAGCACCGATCTGTTGCCGACCGAAGTCGAGAGCATCAATGCCCGCATGACTGTGATCGAAACAGCCAAGAAGAAAGAACTGGAAGCGATGATGGACAAGCTCGACGACTCCGTGCTGCTCACCTGGAGCCAGGAAGACAGCATCACCAAAGAGGGTGAGGACGTTTACAAGCAGTTCTGCATCGCCTGCCACGGCGCCACCTTGGAAGGCGGCATCGGACGTTCATTGGTCGATGCTGAATGGGCCCACGGTAGTCAGCCCATGGATATCCTGAACATCGTTCTCGATGGCACACCGGCCGATTCCCAAGGCTACAATGGTCAGAAAATGACACCTTGGAAAGATGCCCTCGGCCCGGAAAAATGCGCCAAAGTCACCGCCTATCTCATCAGTCAAAACCCCCACATCGAAAAATAA